A single genomic interval of Spirosoma taeanense harbors:
- a CDS encoding penicillin-binding protein 1A encodes MPEFAPGRYRNTIRKLWQYSLISLTLLVLYVLAVSYNFLWLFGGMPSLKALENPQSEVASEVYTADNHLLGKYYIENRTPIEITQVSPNIVSALMATEDARFVKHSGIDPRSLFRAVGGFITLRDASSSGGGSTLTQQTAKNLFDTRREELRGTLGRIPVVGLVIAKTKEWILAVRLERNYTKQEIMMMYLNTVSFGNNTYGIKTAAKTYFDKEPWNLNVEEAALLVGMLKNPTLYNPRLFEERTRERRNVVLGQMKKYRFLTDEQFLTYKNKPLKLDFSIENQNTGMAAYFRSVIKDDIKAFIRQYNADNPGADLDLYTSGLRIYTTIDSRMQTYAEEAVMANMRDQQKKFYEHWRGRNPWVQKNPRSKKYEEIPGFIETVARRTSRYKQLKAGYGDDEKAIWREMQKPTKMKVFVYGGRRNEKDTTMSPLDSIRYYKRLLNTGFMSMDPRYGHVKAWVGGINFKHMKFDHVRQSRRQPGSTFKPFVYLTAMDQGFVTPCSHLVDRPTVFAHGEDNNGGPAWMPKNSTGRYSGRSLSLREALGQSINTVSAQLIKKTRAAAVIKYAHEMGIQSKDLPNNPTLCLGTGDVSVYEMVAAYCAFANGGIRVRPMMILRITDKNGNVLKTFTPDANQVISANRAYEMLHLMRGAVEEPNGTAQRLRTQYKLLEGGNEIAAKTGTTSNYSDAWFMGMTQHLVSGLWVGGDDRPIHFRTIELGQGGRMAMPAWAMYMQKVYADKSLTSYRPEPFRKPNNFKIDCGGYHIDSTQRYIPPKVVPEDEEEILQ; translated from the coding sequence ATGCCTGAATTTGCACCCGGCCGATACCGGAACACTATTCGAAAACTTTGGCAGTATTCGTTGATCAGCCTGACCCTGCTGGTTCTGTATGTACTGGCTGTCAGTTATAATTTTTTATGGCTTTTCGGTGGTATGCCCAGCCTGAAAGCGCTGGAGAACCCGCAGAGCGAGGTAGCTTCGGAAGTGTATACCGCCGATAACCATCTGCTGGGTAAATATTATATCGAAAACAGGACACCCATTGAAATTACGCAGGTATCTCCCAATATAGTCTCGGCCCTCATGGCGACTGAAGACGCCCGCTTTGTGAAGCACTCGGGCATTGACCCGCGTTCGCTTTTTCGGGCCGTTGGCGGTTTTATCACCTTGCGGGATGCCTCAAGTTCAGGGGGAGGCAGTACGCTGACGCAGCAGACGGCCAAGAACCTGTTCGATACTCGGCGCGAAGAGCTGCGGGGCACCCTGGGTCGTATTCCCGTTGTCGGACTTGTTATTGCCAAGACGAAAGAATGGATTCTGGCTGTGCGGCTGGAACGCAACTATACCAAACAGGAGATCATGATGATGTATCTCAACACGGTGTCGTTTGGTAACAACACGTACGGCATAAAAACAGCGGCCAAGACCTACTTTGACAAAGAGCCGTGGAATCTGAACGTTGAAGAAGCGGCCCTCCTCGTTGGGATGCTGAAAAATCCAACGCTGTATAACCCCCGACTCTTCGAGGAACGAACCCGCGAACGGCGAAATGTGGTGTTGGGGCAGATGAAGAAATACAGGTTCCTCACCGATGAACAGTTTCTTACGTATAAAAACAAGCCGCTAAAACTTGACTTCAGCATCGAAAATCAGAATACCGGGATGGCGGCCTATTTCCGGTCGGTCATCAAAGACGATATAAAGGCGTTTATCCGCCAGTATAACGCCGATAATCCCGGTGCCGATCTGGACCTCTACACCAGCGGACTGCGCATCTATACAACCATTGATTCGCGCATGCAGACCTATGCCGAGGAAGCTGTGATGGCTAATATGCGCGACCAGCAAAAGAAGTTTTACGAGCACTGGCGCGGTCGGAACCCCTGGGTCCAAAAAAACCCCAGGAGCAAAAAGTACGAGGAAATACCGGGGTTCATCGAGACCGTTGCCCGCCGGACCTCTCGTTACAAGCAGTTAAAAGCTGGGTATGGTGATGACGAAAAAGCGATCTGGCGCGAAATGCAGAAACCGACCAAGATGAAAGTGTTTGTTTATGGGGGTCGGCGCAATGAGAAAGATACGACCATGAGTCCGCTGGATTCAATCCGGTATTACAAGCGGCTGCTCAATACAGGTTTCATGTCAATGGACCCCCGCTATGGCCACGTTAAAGCCTGGGTTGGTGGCATCAATTTCAAGCACATGAAATTTGATCACGTTCGCCAGAGCCGCCGTCAGCCGGGTTCCACATTTAAACCGTTTGTGTACCTGACTGCCATGGATCAGGGCTTCGTTACGCCCTGCAGTCATCTAGTTGACCGGCCCACGGTCTTTGCGCACGGCGAAGATAACAATGGCGGTCCTGCCTGGATGCCCAAAAACTCGACAGGGCGTTACAGTGGCCGGAGCCTTTCGCTGCGGGAGGCCCTTGGCCAATCGATTAATACGGTGAGTGCCCAACTGATTAAGAAAACGCGTGCGGCTGCCGTTATTAAGTATGCCCACGAGATGGGAATCCAGAGCAAAGACCTGCCGAATAACCCAACGCTCTGCCTGGGCACCGGCGACGTATCGGTCTATGAGATGGTCGCGGCTTACTGCGCCTTTGCAAACGGAGGTATTCGCGTTCGGCCCATGATGATCCTGCGCATTACGGACAAAAACGGCAACGTCCTGAAAACCTTTACGCCCGATGCCAATCAGGTTATCAGCGCTAACCGCGCTTACGAGATGCTGCACCTGATGCGCGGGGCCGTCGAAGAGCCAAACGGTACGGCCCAGCGGCTACGAACGCAGTACAAACTCCTGGAAGGCGGGAATGAAATCGCGGCCAAGACCGGCACAACGTCCAATTATTCCGATGCCTGGTTTATGGGCATGACCCAGCACCTGGTTTCGGGTTTGTGGGTAGGTGGTGACGATCGGCCAATTCACTTCCGAACTATCGAACTCGGTCAGGGTGGCCGGATGGCCATGCCTGCCTGGGCAATGTATATGCAGAAAGTGTATGCCGACAAGTCGCTGACCAGCTATCGTCCTGAGCCCTTCCGCAAACCAAATAACTTTAAAATTGACTGTGGCGGCTATCACATTGACTCTACCCAGCGGTATATTCCACCTAAGGTTGTGCCGGAGGATGAAGAAGAAATTCTGCAATGA